A portion of the Lolium rigidum isolate FL_2022 chromosome 1, APGP_CSIRO_Lrig_0.1, whole genome shotgun sequence genome contains these proteins:
- the LOC124700551 gene encoding uncharacterized protein LOC124700551 has protein sequence MGLDNGGAPTERRRRRKPTGTAAPPSLAPAPSVRMGLDNGGAPTERRRRGKPTGTAAPPCPTPPASVRMAHGDQGTPPERKRKGSSSLREGRRGWPERSSIRNNSAVWHGGPQKSDDGDSSESSAGEDDTCEDLAGHSDDPNGSGADGAGQERSEDDDSSESLAWEDDTLGVLARHGDNPNGSGAVGAGHTHGSPDALAALSDPSKNVATHGKIVVAHTPNTPPRFEGLLRIITSLIPCENKGKSYECSLGQMNAFLRWSQAENAFFFEWSDDKMEMTCWMHNINKGQTFKFTVNAAFSHKMDNLSVERAAVAFSENFIGDDEYWSDLKDTLLIMFGSFEDKDLKDYDYLYVFTRVGESIGFRNFKITSLPKAGDSSSKLVLKEINTNFSLKLADDQVTPNNSYIGAHLKEDETLSLCEVTLYGISNGQTGSCLFHHVDFNGTIYSIALRNGTYLSTLEKLQGFNTSLAEIVVIEPSLKMKHIIGSATNKTYCFVRERFKSILQSLFAEVATLLESGKCISETSHLFMHNILVRGTSVRLYGLDLTDYSDDLAKLTVEQLVDVVRKCFPIDTIPIDLHELLEELEENPLDGIRIAEDDCSLLKAEERRKMLIDFNSEYMTNVEEGPADSDRINEITFFEDCPYAADWDHIMKDNEYMVQVGNMDKSNQKNEADEDNNDKNAVKLRMEKKQKLAKNTASIKKFADKKKLQLQLNRGSQQFSSKRNFLMHMPEKAKKDGIIPFRLGMSDHILTAYFPRFLRFVQKRMRDLKAQRGIFKKRSRPGLWARGQRQ, from the exons ATGGGCCTTGACAATGGGGGCGCACCGACtgaaaggaggaggaggcgcaagcCAACTGGCACCGCCGCACCACCTTCACTGGCGCCTGCGCCATCCGTGCGCATGGGCCTTGACAATGGGGGCGCACCGACtgaaaggaggaggaggggcaaGCCAACTGGCACCGCAGCCCCACCCTGCCCCACACCTCCGGCGTCTGTCCGCATGGCCCATGGCGATCAGGGCACTCCACCAGAAAGGAAGAGGAAGGGATCCTCATCACTGAGAGAAGGCAGGAGGGGCTGGCCCGAGAGGAGCTCAATCCGGAACAATTCCGCTGTGTGGCATGGTGGCCCACAGAAATCAGACGATGGTGATAGCTCGGAGAGTTCGGCAGGGGAGGATGATACCTGCGAGGATTTGGCAGGGCACAGTGATGACCCCAATGGTTCAGGAGCAGACGGTGCTGGCCAGGAGAGATCAGAAGATGATGATAGCTCAGAGAGTTTGGCATGGGAGGATGATACCCTGGGGGTTCTGGCAAGGCATGGTGATAACCCCAATGGTTCAGGAGCAGTTGGTGCTGGCCACACACATGGATCTCCTGACGCCCTAGCTGCACTTAGTGATCCGTCGAAGAATGTGGCGACACATGGAAAAATTGTGGTGGCTCACACTCCTAACACCCCTCCAAG ATTCGAAGGGTTGTTGAGAATCATTACATCGCTCATACCTTGTGAGAATAAAGGGAAGTCGTACGAATGTAGCTTGGGCCAGATGAATGCATTTCTAAGATGGAGCCAAGCAGAGAATGCCTTCTTTTTTGAG TGGAGTGACGATAAAATGGAAATGACATGTTGGATGCACAATATCAATAAAGGACAAACTTTCAAGTTTACCGTGAATGCAG CATTTTCACATAAAATGGATAACTTAAGTGTGGAAAGAGCAGCAGTTGCATTCTCGGAAAATTTTATTGGTGATGATGAATATTGGTCAGATTTAAAAGACACACTCCTGATT ATGTTTGGTTCTTTCGAAGACAAAGATTTGAAAGACTATGATTATCTTTATGTTTTCACCAGAGTGGGAGAGTCTATCGGTTTCAGAAATTTTAAG ATAACCAGCTTACCCAAGGCCGGTGATTCTTCCAGTAAGTTGGTGCTCAAAGAG ATCAACACCAACTTTTCCTTAAAGCTTGCTGATGACCAGGTGACCCCCAACAACTCATATATAGGTGCACATCTTAAAGAAGATGAG ACTCTAAGCCTTTGTGAGGTTACCCTATATGGTATTTCAAATGGACAGACTGGTTcctgcttatttcatcatgttgatTTCAACGGAACAATTTACTCAATTGCTCTTAGGAATGGGACTTATCTGTCAACATTGGAAAAACTTCAAGGGTTTAATACATCACTTGCAGAGATTGTTGTGATAGAACCTTCATTGAAAATGAAACATATTATTGGGTCAGCAACAAATAAGACATACTGTTTTGTTCGAGAGAGATTTAAATCAATTCTCCAGTCTTTGTTTGCTGAGGTCGCAACGCTGTTGGAGTCTGGGAAATGCATCAGCGAAACAAGTCACCTATTCATGCACAATATACTTGTTAGAGGGACTAGCGTTAGGCTATATGGACTCGATCTGACAGATTACAGTGATGATTTAGCCAAACTTACTGTTGAACAGCTTGTGGATGTGGTCAGAAAATGCTTTCCCATAGATACAATTCCTATAGATTTGCATGAGTTGCTTGAGGAGTTGGAAGAGAATCCATTGGATGGAATAAGAATAGCAGAAGATGATTGCTCGTTGTTGAAGGCAGAGGAAAGAAGGAAGATGTTGATCGACTTCAATAGTGAATACATGACAAATGTGGAAGAAGGACCTGCTGATTCTGACCGTATCAACGAGATAACTTTCTTCGAAGATTGCCCATATGCGGCAGACTGGGACCATATAATGAAAGACAACGAGTACATGGTCCAGGTTGGCAATATGGATAAATCTAATCAAAAGAACGAGGCTGATGAAGATAATAATGATAAGAATGCAGTAAAACTGAGAATGGAAAAGAAACAGAAATTGGCTAAAAACACTGCGAGCATCAAGAAATTTGCCGATAAGAAGAAACTGCAGCTTCAGCTTAACAGAGGCAGTCAGCAGTTCAGCTCCAAAAGAAATTTTCTGATGCATATGCCTGAAAAGGCAAAAAAG gATGGTATAATTCCATTCAGGCTAGGGATGTCTGATCATATTTTGACAGCCTACTTCCCTAGATTCCTCCGATTTGTTCAAAAGAGGATGAGAGATCTGAAAGCGCAGAGAGGAAT ATTCAAGAAGAGGTCACGTCCTGGCTTGTGGGCTAGGGGTCAGCGACAGTAG